In one window of Zhihengliuella sp. ISTPL4 DNA:
- a CDS encoding PaaX family transcriptional regulator, with the protein MSPDPAAPVVLDDIDARPGSTASLLRTLIGLYLRPLGGWISAADLVTLAGELGIAAAPARTGIARLKQKGLLIPERRDAIGYRLSPAAVPMLERGDRRIFRMREMTDGDPWCLVSFSIPESARSVRHQLRRRLHWIGAGVVSPALWICPGHLRDEALQILDELDARRWATLFEASAPAPAGTLAEAAAAWWDLDALRGEHEAFQAALADLPDAPFPAYVHLIDRWRVLPYTDPGLPPEMLPADWPGGRSFEAFARLSAEWAAPALAHVRAVTT; encoded by the coding sequence GTGTCTCCTGATCCCGCGGCGCCGGTCGTGCTCGATGACATCGATGCGCGGCCGGGCAGCACCGCCTCGCTTCTGCGCACCCTGATCGGGCTGTATCTGCGTCCGCTCGGCGGCTGGATCTCGGCCGCCGACCTCGTGACCCTGGCGGGCGAACTCGGCATCGCCGCGGCCCCCGCTCGCACAGGCATCGCCCGCCTCAAGCAGAAGGGCCTCCTCATCCCCGAGCGCCGCGACGCGATCGGGTACCGACTCAGTCCCGCAGCGGTGCCGATGCTGGAGCGCGGCGACCGGCGGATCTTCCGCATGCGGGAGATGACCGACGGCGATCCGTGGTGTCTGGTGTCGTTCTCGATACCGGAGAGCGCGCGCAGCGTGCGCCATCAGCTGCGTCGGCGTCTGCACTGGATCGGCGCGGGCGTCGTCTCGCCCGCCCTGTGGATCTGCCCCGGGCACCTCCGCGACGAGGCGCTGCAGATCCTCGACGAGCTCGACGCCCGCCGCTGGGCGACCCTGTTCGAGGCATCGGCCCCCGCTCCGGCGGGCACGCTGGCCGAGGCGGCGGCCGCGTGGTGGGACCTCGACGCGCTGCGCGGCGAGCACGAAGCCTTCCAAGCCGCGCTCGCGGACCTCCCGGACGCGCCGTTCCCGGCCTACGTCCATCTCATCGACCGCTGGCGGGTGCTGCCCTACACCGACCCGGGGCTGCCCCCGGAGATGCTGCCGGCCGACTGGCCGGGCGGACGCAGCTTCGAGGCGTTCGCCCGGCTGTCGGCGGAATGGGCAGCGCCCGCCCTCGCGCATGTGCGCGCGGTGACGACCTAG
- a CDS encoding kynureninase yields MTDRSADTALLDAARALDAADPLAAHLDAFVEAPGVTAYLDGNSLGRPLRDVPEKLAAFVRDDWGTRLIRSWDEQWMALPMELGDRIGAVALGAGPGQTVVSDSTSVLIYKLMRGSLRQAQGPTGAAQGPTGRTELVIEEGNFPTDRFLAEGVAAEMGATLRWITPDPVHGVTVDDVAAVLSERTALVSLSHVDYRSGALADMARITEVVHEAGALMMWDLCHSAGVVPMQLDEWGVDMAVGCTYKYLNGGPGSPAFAYLRRDLQGVLRQPIQGWWSAADIFAMGPEYVPADGIRQLLSGTPPVTSMLAMQGMIDLIEQSGIDGVRAKSESLTALAVRAYDELLAPLGVRLLSPRDPALRGGHITIGHPDFREVTRRLWADGVIPDFRFPDGIRLGLSPLSTSHAETVTGVLAVRDALESGVS; encoded by the coding sequence ATGACCGACCGCTCCGCCGACACCGCGCTCCTCGACGCCGCCCGCGCGCTGGACGCCGCCGACCCGCTCGCCGCGCACCTCGACGCGTTCGTCGAAGCGCCGGGCGTCACGGCCTACCTCGACGGCAACTCACTCGGCCGTCCGCTGCGCGACGTGCCGGAGAAGCTCGCCGCGTTCGTCCGCGACGACTGGGGCACCCGGCTCATCCGCTCGTGGGACGAACAGTGGATGGCCCTGCCGATGGAGCTGGGCGACCGGATCGGCGCCGTCGCCCTGGGCGCGGGGCCGGGGCAGACGGTCGTGTCGGATTCGACGAGCGTGCTGATCTACAAGCTCATGCGGGGGTCCCTTCGACAGGCTCAGGGACCCACGGGCGCGGCTCAGGGGCCCACAGGGCGGACGGAGCTCGTGATCGAGGAGGGGAACTTCCCCACCGACCGGTTCCTCGCCGAAGGCGTCGCGGCGGAGATGGGGGCCACGCTGCGGTGGATCACGCCCGACCCCGTGCACGGCGTCACGGTCGACGACGTCGCAGCCGTGCTCTCCGAGCGGACTGCGCTCGTCTCGCTCAGCCACGTCGACTACCGTTCCGGCGCCCTCGCCGACATGGCGCGCATCACGGAGGTCGTCCATGAGGCCGGGGCGCTGATGATGTGGGACCTCTGCCACTCGGCGGGGGTCGTGCCGATGCAGCTCGACGAGTGGGGTGTCGACATGGCGGTCGGCTGCACCTACAAGTACCTCAACGGCGGCCCGGGTTCGCCCGCGTTCGCCTACCTCCGCCGCGACCTGCAGGGTGTCCTGCGGCAGCCCATCCAGGGGTGGTGGAGCGCCGCCGACATCTTCGCCATGGGTCCGGAATACGTCCCGGCTGACGGCATCCGCCAGCTCCTCAGCGGTACGCCGCCGGTGACCTCGATGCTCGCGATGCAGGGCATGATCGACCTCATCGAGCAGTCGGGGATCGACGGCGTCCGCGCGAAGTCGGAGTCGCTCACCGCGCTGGCGGTGCGGGCGTACGACGAGCTGCTCGCGCCGCTGGGCGTCCGACTGCTCAGCCCCCGCGACCCCGCGCTGCGCGGCGGACACATCACCATCGGGCACCCGGACTTCCGCGAGGTCACCCGGCGGCTGTGGGCCGACGGCGTCATCCCCGACTTCCGCTTCCCGGACGGGATCCGGCTCGGGCTGTCGCCGCTGAGCACCTCACACGCCGAGACGGTCACGGGAGTGCTCGCGGTCAGGGATGCGCTGGAGTCCGGTGTCTCCTGA
- a CDS encoding amidohydrolase family protein yields MRGVRFFDGERWREGVVALVKDGRPHLREETPAPGTPPLSGRIVGGFTDHHVHLQLVDHTLLASSRLARVVDLGGEPSAVARIAVHNSGVSTGGGASEAVPGAPGPDSPALRTVDFAGAFLTPPGGYPSDRAWAPSGSVREIADPAAASTAVAEMAAAGASCIKVASNSAAGPLFSDALFRAIVDLAAAHGLPVVAHAEGPGEAQRVVRHGAAQLAHAPFTERLDDEEIAEQAAHASWISTLAIHDPATQALAIDNVARFHAAGGTVRYGTDMGNGRTPVDLNPAEVAALRTAGLDGDALLRALAPTDPLDPHSLLLLLPPGSADPLAARPLTPADLKV; encoded by the coding sequence ATGCGCGGGGTGAGGTTCTTCGACGGCGAGCGCTGGCGCGAGGGCGTCGTCGCGCTCGTCAAGGACGGGCGCCCGCACCTCCGCGAGGAGACACCGGCGCCGGGCACCCCTCCCCTCTCCGGTCGGATCGTCGGCGGTTTCACGGACCACCACGTGCACCTGCAGCTCGTCGACCACACGCTCTTGGCCTCGTCGCGCCTCGCACGGGTGGTCGACCTCGGCGGTGAGCCGTCCGCGGTGGCGCGGATCGCCGTTCACAACTCAGGAGTTTCGACCGGCGGAGGCGCTTCCGAGGCGGTTCCGGGTGCGCCTGGGCCGGATTCTCCTGCGTTGCGAACCGTCGACTTCGCCGGCGCGTTCCTCACGCCTCCCGGCGGATACCCGTCGGACCGCGCCTGGGCACCTTCGGGTTCGGTCCGGGAGATCGCCGATCCTGCCGCGGCGTCGACAGCGGTCGCGGAGATGGCGGCCGCCGGCGCCTCCTGCATCAAGGTCGCGAGCAACAGCGCTGCCGGCCCGCTCTTCTCCGACGCCCTCTTCCGCGCGATCGTCGACCTCGCCGCGGCGCACGGGCTCCCCGTCGTCGCCCATGCCGAGGGCCCCGGCGAGGCGCAGCGCGTCGTCCGCCACGGCGCGGCGCAGCTCGCCCACGCGCCGTTCACCGAGCGCCTCGACGATGAGGAGATCGCAGAGCAGGCCGCGCACGCCTCCTGGATCAGCACCCTCGCCATCCATGACCCGGCTACCCAAGCCCTCGCGATCGACAACGTCGCCCGCTTCCACGCCGCGGGCGGCACCGTCCGCTACGGCACCGATATGGGCAACGGCCGGACCCCCGTCGACCTGAACCCGGCCGAGGTCGCCGCCCTCCGCACCGCCGGCCTCGACGGCGACGCGCTCCTCCGCGCCCTCGCGCCTACCGACCCGCTCGACCCCCACTCTCTCCTGCTCCTGCTGCCACCGGGATCCGCGGATCCCCTGGCCGCCCGCCCCCTCACCCCCGCCGACCTGAAGGTGTGA
- a CDS encoding tryptophan 2,3-dioxygenase: protein MHTENERALESGIVTDLSGRMTYGSYLALDQLLTAQHPVSDPQHHDEMLFIIQHQTTELWLKQLLHELSSARELLAADDLRDALKRIARVKRIQDVMTQQWSVLATLTPTEYAQFRGALGNSSGFQSVQYRAVEFALGNKNEKMLSVFRDHPANLALLTAEWEKPTLYDEFLRYASRRGLPVPSEILDRDVREPYRETPALVPAIRAIYQDPRTHWDLYEACEDLVDLEDNFQFWRFRHLKTVSRTIGMKVGTGGSSGVGFLQRALDLTFFPELYTVRTEIGS, encoded by the coding sequence ATGCACACGGAGAACGAACGCGCACTCGAGTCCGGGATCGTCACCGATCTGTCCGGCCGCATGACCTACGGCTCATACCTCGCGCTCGACCAGCTCCTCACGGCACAGCACCCGGTGAGCGACCCGCAGCACCACGACGAGATGCTGTTCATCATCCAGCACCAGACGACGGAGCTCTGGCTGAAGCAGCTGCTGCATGAGCTCAGCTCGGCGCGAGAGCTGCTCGCGGCCGACGACCTGCGCGACGCCCTCAAGCGCATCGCCAGGGTCAAGCGCATCCAGGACGTCATGACGCAGCAGTGGTCGGTGCTCGCGACGCTGACCCCGACGGAGTACGCCCAGTTCCGCGGCGCGCTCGGCAACTCGTCCGGCTTCCAGTCCGTGCAATACCGGGCCGTCGAGTTCGCGCTGGGCAACAAGAACGAGAAGATGCTCAGCGTCTTCCGCGATCATCCCGCGAACCTCGCCCTCCTCACGGCCGAGTGGGAGAAGCCCACGCTCTACGACGAGTTCCTCCGCTACGCCTCCCGCCGCGGCCTCCCGGTCCCGAGCGAGATCCTCGACCGCGATGTGCGTGAGCCGTACCGGGAGACCCCGGCGCTGGTGCCCGCCATCCGCGCGATCTATCAGGACCCGCGCACCCACTGGGACCTCTACGAGGCCTGCGAGGACCTCGTCGACCTCGAGGACAACTTCCAGTTCTGGCGCTTCCGTCACCTCAAGACCGTGTCCCGGACCATCGGGATGAAAGTCGGCACGGGCGGATCGAGCGGCGTCGGCTTCCTGCAGCGCGCCCTCGACCTCACCTTCTTCCCCGAGCTCTACACCGTCCGCACCGAGATCGGCTCCTGA
- a CDS encoding alpha/beta hydrolase: protein MEDSRSTAAPVFSKPARKPWRRTKIAVGVLAAAAAVVAIVGALTPWPSAMIIRSVFTKGGDETAAEMTKHVPDTALEERKDLAYGDAGADTTMDVFRPASADGPLPTVVWIHGGAWISGSKEDVDPYLRILAAEGYTTIGVNYTRGPEGVYPLAVHQLDEALAYIDAHAEELGVDPRRIVLAGDSAGAQLASQMATLITNPDYAEILGIRPSIRADQLVATVLNCGVYDLAALAELDGVPGWGFKSAMWAYSGTKTWAEDSTGATMSTVDWVTADFPATYISGGNGDGLTWLQSIPMSKRLQELGVDVTPVFWPAPHEPALPHEYQFHLDLPEAREALADTVAFLDAHTR from the coding sequence GTGGAAGACTCCAGGAGCACCGCCGCGCCCGTATTTTCGAAGCCCGCCCGGAAGCCGTGGCGCCGCACGAAGATCGCCGTGGGGGTCCTCGCCGCGGCAGCCGCGGTCGTCGCGATCGTCGGGGCGCTCACCCCGTGGCCCTCGGCGATGATCATCCGTTCGGTGTTCACGAAGGGCGGCGACGAGACCGCGGCGGAGATGACGAAGCACGTCCCGGACACCGCTCTCGAGGAGCGGAAGGACCTCGCCTATGGGGATGCCGGCGCGGACACGACGATGGACGTCTTCCGCCCCGCGTCCGCCGACGGCCCGCTGCCGACCGTGGTGTGGATCCACGGAGGCGCCTGGATCTCGGGCTCGAAGGAGGACGTCGATCCGTACCTCCGCATCCTCGCCGCCGAGGGCTACACGACCATCGGCGTGAACTACACCCGCGGGCCCGAGGGCGTGTATCCGCTCGCCGTCCACCAGCTCGACGAGGCCCTCGCCTACATCGACGCGCATGCCGAGGAACTGGGCGTGGATCCGCGACGCATCGTGCTGGCGGGAGACTCCGCCGGGGCCCAGCTCGCCAGCCAGATGGCGACGCTCATCACGAATCCGGACTACGCCGAGATCCTCGGCATCCGCCCGTCGATCCGCGCCGACCAGCTCGTCGCGACCGTGCTGAACTGCGGCGTCTACGACCTCGCCGCGCTGGCCGAGCTCGACGGAGTCCCGGGGTGGGGCTTCAAGTCGGCGATGTGGGCCTACTCCGGGACGAAGACCTGGGCGGAGGACTCCACCGGCGCCACGATGTCGACCGTCGACTGGGTCACGGCCGACTTCCCTGCGACCTACATCTCCGGCGGCAACGGTGATGGCCTCACCTGGCTCCAGTCGATCCCGATGTCGAAGCGACTGCAGGAGCTCGGCGTCGACGTGACGCCGGTGTTCTGGCCCGCGCCGCACGAGCCGGCGCTCCCGCACGAGTACCAGTTCCACCTCGATCTGCCGGAGGCCCGGGAGGCCCTTGCCGACACCGTCGCGTTCCTCGACGCCCACACCCGCTGA
- a CDS encoding TetR/AcrR family transcriptional regulator, with product MPTPERTSIDAIVAAGQEILEAHGPAGLTMQAVAERVGVRAPSLYKRVRDREALHVAVATASVDALAAQLEAAGGDLSTLAQTYRSFAHAHPAGFRLMFIAAVPHEALERSAAPVIRACATAVGEADALDAARLFTAWATGFLQMELSGAFRLGGDVDRAFDYGLRRLIASLVG from the coding sequence ATGCCCACCCCGGAACGCACATCGATCGATGCCATCGTCGCGGCCGGCCAGGAGATCCTCGAGGCCCACGGTCCTGCCGGACTCACGATGCAGGCGGTCGCGGAGCGGGTGGGCGTGCGCGCCCCGTCTCTTTACAAGCGCGTGCGTGACCGCGAAGCCCTGCACGTCGCCGTCGCCACGGCATCCGTCGATGCTCTCGCGGCCCAGCTCGAGGCGGCGGGCGGCGATCTCTCCACCCTCGCCCAGACCTACCGCTCCTTCGCCCACGCGCACCCCGCGGGCTTCCGCCTCATGTTCATCGCCGCGGTCCCACACGAGGCCCTGGAACGCTCCGCCGCTCCCGTCATCCGTGCGTGTGCGACCGCTGTCGGCGAGGCGGACGCCCTCGACGCCGCGCGCCTCTTCACCGCCTGGGCCACCGGATTCCTGCAGATGGAGCTGTCCGGCGCGTTCCGGCTCGGCGGGGACGTCGATCGCGCGTTCGACTACGGCCTCCGGCGTCTCATTGCGAGCCTCGTCGGTTGA
- a CDS encoding MBL fold metallo-hydrolase has translation MKLAPHLHRLGNDIVASYLIDLPEGITLVDAGLPGHWRDLQRELAAIGRPLSDIRGLVLTHGDSDHIGFAERLRRETGVPVYIHSADAHRVRTGEKPKTPMGPARLGPMLGFLAYGLRKSALRTRHVTEVSEVTDGDVLDLPGAPVVVGLPGHSPGSIAVHVPAVGAVFVGDALTTRHVLTGEEGAQPAPFTDAPTEAVASLDRLATLDAAWVLPGHGAPWRGTPADIAAAVRARS, from the coding sequence ATGAAACTCGCCCCGCACCTCCACCGCCTCGGCAACGACATCGTCGCCTCGTACCTCATCGATCTGCCCGAGGGCATCACCCTCGTGGACGCGGGGCTGCCCGGTCACTGGCGCGACCTCCAGCGAGAGCTCGCCGCGATCGGCCGCCCGCTCTCCGACATCCGCGGTCTCGTGCTGACGCACGGTGACAGCGACCACATCGGCTTCGCGGAACGACTGCGACGCGAGACGGGAGTTCCGGTCTACATCCACAGCGCCGACGCCCACCGCGTGCGCACCGGGGAGAAGCCGAAGACTCCCATGGGCCCCGCCCGACTCGGCCCGATGCTCGGCTTCCTCGCCTACGGCCTCCGGAAGAGCGCCCTCCGCACGCGCCACGTCACCGAGGTTTCCGAGGTCACGGACGGTGACGTGCTCGACCTCCCCGGGGCGCCGGTCGTCGTGGGTCTTCCCGGGCACTCGCCGGGGAGCATCGCGGTGCATGTCCCTGCAGTCGGCGCGGTGTTCGTCGGCGATGCCCTGACCACGCGGCATGTGCTGACGGGGGAGGAGGGCGCGCAACCCGCCCCGTTCACCGACGCGCCCACGGAAGCCGTGGCCTCGCTCGACCGCCTCGCGACGCTCGACGCCGCGTGGGTCCTTCCCGGGCACGGCGCTCCCTGGCGCGGTACTCCCGCCGACATCGCCGCCGCCGTCCGCGCCCGCTCCTGA
- a CDS encoding cysteine hydrolase family protein, giving the protein MSPSTGAGAPGTTGSGTESWLVVIDPQVIFASPDSAWGSPFFTDAMANIRRLADAFGERVLVTRWLPTADRSTSWGEYFAAWPFADRPADDALYALVPEAEGLSPHRTVDLPTFGKWGPELEAIVGRGGRVVLAGVATDCCVVSTALAAADAGARVTLAADACAGSTAENHAAAVQVMSLYPPQITVADTATLLSP; this is encoded by the coding sequence GTGAGCCCTTCGACAGGCGCAGGGGCCCCGGGGACGACAGGCTCAGGGACCGAAAGCTGGCTCGTGGTGATCGACCCGCAGGTGATCTTCGCGTCGCCCGATTCGGCCTGGGGCTCGCCGTTCTTCACCGACGCGATGGCGAACATCCGACGGCTCGCGGACGCCTTCGGCGAGCGCGTGCTGGTCACCCGGTGGCTGCCGACGGCGGACCGCTCCACCTCCTGGGGCGAGTACTTCGCCGCGTGGCCCTTCGCCGACCGGCCCGCTGACGACGCGCTCTATGCACTGGTCCCTGAGGCGGAAGGCCTCTCCCCGCATCGGACCGTCGACCTCCCGACGTTCGGCAAGTGGGGTCCGGAGCTGGAGGCGATCGTGGGGCGCGGTGGTCGGGTCGTCCTGGCGGGGGTGGCGACGGACTGCTGCGTGGTGTCCACTGCTCTCGCCGCCGCGGACGCCGGGGCACGCGTGACGCTCGCCGCCGACGCCTGCGCCGGCTCCACAGCGGAGAACCACGCCGCCGCCGTGCAGGTCATGAGCCTCTATCCCCCGCAGATCACCGTGGCCGACACCGCCACCCTCCTCTCCCCCTGA
- a CDS encoding purine-cytosine permease family protein: MTDIRPALIERAGIEIIPESERTAKPRDLFWPWFAANVSVFGMSYGSFVLGFGISFWQATLVSVVGIVVSFLLCGLIAIAGKRGSAPTMVLSRAAFGVQGQKVPGIVSWLTSIGWETFLAIMAVLATATVITQLGGDGDSLWLKILATVIVAALIVAASVLGYHTIMRLQSVLTWITGVVTILYIILAAPTIDLAAVMARPDGGIGQVIGALVMVMAGFGLGWINIAADWSRYQKRTASDGAIVAWNTIGGSVAPVILVVFGLLLAGSDDELMAAIAADPIGALASILPVWVLVPFLLTAVLALVSGAVLGIYSSGLTLLSLGIRIPRPSAAAIDGAILTAGTIFVVFFATDFLGPFQSFLITLGVPLASWAGILIADILRRRKDYDEEALFDSRGRYGAWDWTSIGTMVVASVIGWGLVLNGFADAAPWNNWQGYLLFLVGGTDGDWAYANLGVFAALVLSFLVTWFARAGKIRRQES; the protein is encoded by the coding sequence ATGACCGACATCAGGCCGGCTCTCATCGAGCGCGCAGGCATCGAGATCATCCCCGAGTCCGAGCGGACCGCCAAACCCCGCGACCTGTTCTGGCCGTGGTTCGCGGCGAACGTCTCCGTGTTCGGGATGTCGTACGGCTCGTTCGTGCTCGGCTTCGGCATCTCGTTCTGGCAGGCGACCCTCGTCTCGGTGGTCGGCATCGTCGTGTCGTTCCTGCTGTGCGGGCTCATCGCGATCGCGGGCAAGCGGGGGTCGGCGCCGACGATGGTGCTCTCCCGGGCGGCGTTCGGCGTGCAGGGACAGAAGGTGCCAGGGATCGTGTCCTGGCTGACCTCGATCGGCTGGGAGACGTTCCTCGCGATCATGGCGGTGCTCGCGACGGCGACCGTGATCACGCAGCTCGGCGGTGACGGAGACAGCCTGTGGCTGAAGATCCTCGCCACCGTGATCGTCGCGGCGCTGATCGTCGCCGCTTCCGTGCTCGGCTACCACACGATCATGCGGCTGCAGTCGGTGCTCACCTGGATCACCGGCGTCGTCACCATCCTCTACATCATCCTCGCGGCGCCGACCATCGACCTCGCCGCCGTGATGGCCCGCCCCGACGGCGGCATCGGCCAGGTCATCGGCGCGCTCGTGATGGTGATGGCCGGATTCGGGCTGGGATGGATCAACATCGCCGCCGACTGGTCGCGCTACCAGAAGCGCACCGCGTCCGACGGGGCGATCGTCGCCTGGAACACCATCGGCGGCTCGGTGGCACCGGTCATCCTCGTCGTGTTCGGTCTGCTTCTCGCGGGGTCAGACGATGAGCTCATGGCCGCGATCGCCGCGGACCCGATCGGCGCGCTCGCGAGCATCCTGCCTGTGTGGGTGCTCGTGCCCTTCCTCCTCACGGCCGTGCTCGCGCTCGTCTCCGGCGCGGTTCTCGGCATCTACTCCTCGGGCCTGACGCTGCTCAGCCTGGGCATCCGCATTCCGCGGCCGTCGGCGGCAGCGATCGACGGCGCGATCCTCACGGCGGGCACCATCTTCGTGGTGTTCTTCGCGACCGACTTCCTCGGCCCGTTCCAGAGCTTCCTCATCACCCTCGGCGTACCGCTCGCCTCGTGGGCCGGGATCCTCATCGCCGACATCCTGCGTCGCCGGAAGGACTACGACGAGGAGGCACTGTTCGACAGCCGCGGGCGCTACGGCGCCTGGGACTGGACCTCGATCGGCACCATGGTCGTCGCCAGCGTGATCGGGTGGGGCCTCGTGCTCAACGGCTTCGCCGACGCGGCGCCGTGGAACAACTGGCAGGGATACCTCCTGTTCCTCGTCGGCGGGACGGACGGGGACTGGGCCTACGCGAACCTCGGGGTGTTCGCGGCGCTGGTGCTCTCGTTCCTCGTGACCTGGTTCGCCCGGGCAGGGAAGATCCGGCGGCAGGAGTCGTGA